The Mauremys reevesii isolate NIE-2019 linkage group 1, ASM1616193v1, whole genome shotgun sequence genome has a segment encoding these proteins:
- the POLR1D gene encoding protein POLR1D, translating to MEEDMELERKAVEELLKEAKRGKTRAETMGAMGWMKCPLAGTNKRFLINTIKNTLPSQKEQDQEHEQEEDSKPPEPSESRKEEKPKKHRTYPYTPSFQARRRVSYSPPRYRNRSRHTKDKYEK from the exons AAAGGCAGTAGAAGAGCTGCTTAAAGAGGCAAAGCGTGGAAAAACCAGAGCTGAAACAATGGGAGCTATGGGTTG GATGAAGTGCCCTCTTGCAGGTACAAATAAAAGATTTCTTATTAATACTATTAAGAACACGTTACCCTCCCAAAAAGAGCAAGACCAAGAACATGAACAGGAGGAGGACAGTAAACCGCCTGAGCCAAGTGAGAGCAGGAAAGAAGAAAAACCAAAGAAACATAGAACTTATCCTTACACACCCAGCTTTCAGGCCAGAAGAAGAGTCAGCTATTCTCCTCCTAGGTACCGGAACAGGAGCCGGCACACAAAGGATAAGTACGAAAAGTGA